CCTATTATTAACAGAACCTTTCCAGATAGCGAAGTCCAACCAAGATTAGGGGGGGAGGTCAAAACATCCGTAGTGATATTAGCCATTGATAAACTAGAGAGAGAAACCATTAATGATTATTTAGTTAGATTCTACCTTATTACTGCGAATATTCGTCCCCAAGTGAAAAAAATAATAGCGGTGATGCCCTATTTCCCATATGCTAGGCAAGATAAGGCGTTTAGGAGGGGTGAGCCATTATCTTTTGAATTAATTGCCAATATTATTAGCAGTAATGTTGACGAATTTGTGACCGTTAATCCTCATGAGCACAGACTGCTAATGAAGAATGTTTTTAAAGTACCCGTGAGGGTAGTTTCGGCTTTTCCCATTTTGGGAGTAGAGTTTAGCAAAGCAGATTTAGTAGTTGGTCCAGACAGCGAATCAGCTCCTTTTGTCCAAGAGTTTGTTGGGCAGACTAAATTAGCCACATTGGTTTTTAACAAGGTTAGGAATGTGGCCACTGGAGAGGTAAAATTTACGCTGCCAAAAGGGGTTCAGGTAAAGACAGTCGTTAAAGGTAAAGATATTGTTTTAGTAGACGATGTTATTGCCAGCGGTCGAACGATTCTGCAGCTAAAGAAGGAGTTAACAAAGGAAGGTGCGCACTCCATAAGTTTGGCGTTTGTGCATGATATGACTAACGCAGAAACCTCTCGAAAATTAATAGCAGCTGGGTTTAAAAAGATTTCAACGACAGATACTTTGCCATCTAGATTTAAAAAGGTTTCCGTAGCCGACTTGATAGTAGATTTTTTAAAAGAATATCTAACTAATTAATATGGCAGAAAGGCGCTTTGATTTAAAAGTAGTACCCTTGGATATAGCCACAGGGCGCAA
The nucleotide sequence above comes from Candidatus Paceibacterota bacterium. Encoded proteins:
- the prs gene encoding ribose-phosphate diphosphokinase, producing MAQANAVTVVGEKLAEKIARDLSRARPSKFSVRYIPIINRTFPDSEVQPRLGGEVKTSVVILAIDKLERETINDYLVRFYLITANIRPQVKKIIAVMPYFPYARQDKAFRRGEPLSFELIANIISSNVDEFVTVNPHEHRLLMKNVFKVPVRVVSAFPILGVEFSKADLVVGPDSESAPFVQEFVGQTKLATLVFNKVRNVATGEVKFTLPKGVQVKTVVKGKDIVLVDDVIASGRTILQLKKELTKEGAHSISLAFVHDMTNAETSRKLIAAGFKKISTTDTLPSRFKKVSVADLIVDFLKEYLTN